From the genome of Muricauda sp. SCSIO 64092, one region includes:
- the pflA gene encoding pyruvate formate-lyase-activating protein codes for MMTAPEKNNIGFFQVPYGMGTTMEELVTPTLRVHSIESFGTHDGPGIRTIIFLQGCKLKCVYCHNPDTIAMEGGQEYRVTELVERVLKMKPYFGKKGGVTVSGGEPLLQAKALIPFFKRLKEEGIHTNLDTNGRILNNFTKELLDDYTDLVMLDIKHMTEKGFREITGVQNKETTFNLAKYREDSGKEMWLRYVLIPGMTDSPQLLHQMGRHFQEYQTIERLEIQPYHKLGIHKWEALGWEYPIKEARENTEEELEAAIGILESYFKKVTVN; via the coding sequence ATGATGACGGCACCTGAGAAAAATAATATTGGTTTTTTTCAGGTGCCTTATGGTATGGGAACTACTATGGAAGAATTGGTCACACCTACCTTAAGGGTACACTCCATCGAATCTTTTGGCACCCACGACGGACCGGGGATAAGAACCATAATCTTTTTACAGGGATGTAAACTGAAATGTGTGTATTGTCACAATCCCGATACCATTGCCATGGAGGGTGGTCAGGAATATAGGGTAACGGAATTGGTGGAGCGGGTCCTTAAGATGAAGCCTTATTTTGGTAAAAAGGGCGGGGTAACGGTCTCTGGTGGTGAACCCCTGTTACAAGCCAAGGCATTGATACCGTTCTTTAAAAGATTGAAAGAGGAGGGAATCCATACCAATTTGGATACCAACGGTAGGATCCTGAATAATTTTACAAAGGAACTGCTTGATGACTATACCGATCTGGTCATGTTGGACATTAAGCACATGACAGAAAAAGGTTTCAGGGAAATCACAGGTGTCCAAAACAAGGAAACCACGTTCAATTTGGCAAAATACCGTGAGGATTCGGGAAAGGAGATGTGGTTGCGGTATGTGCTTATCCCCGGAATGACGGATAGTCCACAACTGTTACATCAAATGGGGAGGCATTTTCAAGAATACCAAACCATTGAACGTCTGGAAATTCAGCCCTATCATAAATTGGGAATACATAAATGGGAGGCCTTGGGCTGGGAATATCCCATCAAAGAGGCCCGTGAAAATACAGAAGAGGAATTGGAAGCCGCCATTGGCATTCTCGAGTCCTATTTTAAGAAAGTAACCGTGAATTAA
- a CDS encoding MarR family winged helix-turn-helix transcriptional regulator produces the protein MKDLTIDWALRATWQAVTRLYNEEAKNYGLTMAIGFTLLSIDSKKGTPSTALGPRMGMESTSLSRILKSIEERGYIERRPNPNDGRGVLIHLTALGLEKRKESKEVVLRFNEAVKEHVDEKDLEGFYRTSEIINKLIVDKKIYTKTSTN, from the coding sequence ATGAAGGATTTGACAATAGATTGGGCCCTAAGGGCCACTTGGCAAGCCGTCACCCGCCTTTACAATGAAGAGGCCAAGAACTACGGCCTAACCATGGCCATTGGGTTTACGCTTTTAAGCATCGATTCCAAGAAGGGAACCCCGAGTACGGCATTGGGACCCAGAATGGGCATGGAATCCACAAGTCTGTCAAGAATCCTAAAATCCATAGAGGAAAGGGGTTATATAGAGCGTAGGCCCAATCCCAATGATGGTCGGGGCGTCCTAATCCATTTAACCGCGCTTGGTTTGGAAAAAAGAAAAGAATCCAAGGAGGTGGTCCTTCGATTTAATGAGGCGGTAAAAGAACATGTAGATGAAAAGGATTTGGAGGGTTTCTACAGAACATCCGAAATCATCAATAAACTCATCGTTGACAAGAAAATATACACAAAAACATCAACTAATTAA
- a CDS encoding GNAT family N-acetyltransferase produces MKIREATEEDIPGIVEMLANDELGKKREDFRLPIPKNYLLAYERIASDANQELLVLENDSTKVIGTLQLSFLQYLTYQGGLRAQIEQVRIHHSYRGKGLGKLLFQYAINRAKEKGAHVIQLTTDKKRPEALEFYTNLGFQPSHEGMKLHL; encoded by the coding sequence ATGAAAATCCGCGAAGCTACAGAAGAGGATATCCCAGGTATAGTTGAAATGCTCGCAAATGATGAACTGGGTAAGAAACGTGAGGATTTTAGACTTCCTATCCCAAAGAACTATCTTTTGGCATATGAACGAATAGCCAGTGATGCCAATCAAGAGCTGCTGGTTTTGGAAAACGATTCCACAAAGGTTATTGGTACTTTGCAGCTTTCATTCCTACAATATTTAACCTATCAAGGTGGCCTAAGGGCACAAATAGAACAGGTACGAATCCACCATTCATATCGCGGAAAAGGGTTGGGCAAGCTTCTTTTTCAATACGCCATCAATCGCGCCAAGGAAAAGGGGGCACATGTGATTCAATTGACAACCGATAAAAAAAGACCGGAAGCCCTTGAGTTTTATACCAACCTTGGTTTCCAGCCTTCACATGAAGGGATGAAACTACACCTCTAA
- a CDS encoding OFA family MFS transporter, which translates to MNTRKLKNRWLIAASAVGIHISIGSVYAYSVMTNPVKDIFDVEGSVIKWAFKIAILLLGLSAAFLGRWVERVGPKRSGTAAGLFYGIGILGSGLAVQLESLPLFYLCYGVIGGIGLGLGYITPVSTLVKWFPDKRGLATGMAIMGFGFAALLFGPIMQALFDAVGVSTAFYILGAIYMVMILMSASYMEKPPQDYMPKGFAPGEGNRVKADMANISANEALRTTRFYYIWIMMFINISCGIAVIAAASPMMQEKLNYSPMEAAAIVGLIGVFNGLGRILWSSLSDYFGRANTYILFFAFQILAFYFLPRISMELTFLVILFLVITMYGGGFATLPAFLGDLFGTKQLGAIHGMVLTAWALAGVVGPTIYDVVKKTTGSLDTTLGVFAGLFVVALIVSLLMKRKVVKAYKEMGNKVSLAKT; encoded by the coding sequence ATGAACACAAGAAAGCTTAAAAACCGTTGGCTAATTGCCGCCTCCGCTGTAGGTATCCATATTTCCATTGGTTCGGTTTATGCCTATTCCGTAATGACGAATCCCGTGAAGGATATTTTTGACGTGGAGGGGAGTGTTATCAAATGGGCCTTTAAAATAGCCATTTTGTTATTGGGACTCTCAGCGGCCTTTTTAGGACGTTGGGTAGAAAGGGTGGGGCCCAAGCGAAGTGGAACTGCGGCCGGTTTGTTCTATGGTATCGGTATCTTAGGTTCCGGACTGGCCGTGCAATTGGAATCATTACCACTATTTTACCTCTGCTATGGGGTAATTGGGGGTATTGGATTGGGCCTTGGCTATATCACCCCGGTAAGTACATTGGTCAAATGGTTCCCTGATAAGAGGGGACTGGCGACAGGAATGGCCATTATGGGCTTTGGTTTTGCCGCTTTATTGTTTGGCCCCATTATGCAAGCTTTGTTTGATGCGGTCGGCGTCTCAACAGCTTTCTACATTTTGGGGGCCATTTATATGGTGATGATACTGATGTCCGCCAGCTATATGGAAAAACCACCACAAGATTATATGCCTAAAGGCTTTGCGCCAGGTGAAGGCAATCGGGTAAAGGCGGATATGGCAAACATAAGTGCCAATGAAGCCTTAAGGACAACCCGGTTTTACTATATCTGGATCATGATGTTCATTAATATTTCCTGTGGTATTGCCGTTATAGCCGCCGCCAGCCCCATGATGCAGGAGAAGTTGAATTATTCCCCTATGGAAGCTGCCGCCATTGTAGGTTTAATAGGGGTGTTTAATGGCTTGGGAAGAATACTTTGGTCCAGTCTTTCGGACTATTTTGGTCGTGCCAACACCTATATTCTTTTCTTTGCATTTCAAATATTGGCCTTTTATTTCCTGCCGAGGATTTCCATGGAACTGACCTTTTTGGTTATCCTCTTTTTGGTCATCACTATGTATGGCGGTGGTTTTGCTACCCTGCCCGCATTTTTAGGGGATTTGTTTGGAACCAAACAATTGGGGGCCATCCATGGAATGGTATTGACCGCCTGGGCTTTGGCCGGAGTTGTCGGTCCTACTATTTACGATGTGGTCAAAAAGACCACCGGTTCCCTGGATACTACTTTGGGTGTTTTTGCGGGATTGTTTGTTGTGGCCCTAATAGTGTCCCTTTTAATGAAAAGAAAGGTTGTAAAGGCCTATAAGGAAATGGGGAACAAGGTTTCACTGGCAAAAACCTAA
- a CDS encoding 3-hydroxyacyl-CoA dehydrogenase/enoyl-CoA hydratase family protein: MKRHINKVAVIGSGIMGSGIACHFANIGVEVLLLDIVPREVNDKEQAKGLTLKDKVVRNRLVNEALTKALKSKPFPIYHQKFANRITTGNLEDDIAKVAHVDWIIEVVVERLDIKKQVFENLEKHRTPGTLITSNTSGIPIKFMSEGRSDDFQKHFCGTHFFNPARYLKLFEIIPGPKTTPEVLEFLNGYGEQFLGKTSVVAKDTPAFIGNRIGIFSIQSLFHAVKELGMTVEEVDKLTGPVIGRPKSATFRTVDVVGLDTLVHVANGISENCKEDERHELFALPSFIQTMMENKWLGSKTGQGFYKKVKGGGGKSEILTLDLDSMDYRSKKSAKFATLELTKTIDSVIDRFEVLCGGKDKAGEFYRKSFGQLFAYVSHRIPEITDELYKIDDAMKAGFGWEHGPFQIWDAVGLDKGLEFIAAEGQQAANWINEMKAAGVDSFYEVKDGATYCYDIPKKEMVKIPGQDAFIILDNIRKSKEVFKNSGVVAEDLGDGILNVEFQSKMNTIGGDVLAGLNKAITLAEQDFQGLVVGNQAANFSVGANIGMIFMMAVEQEYDELNMAIKMFQDTMMRMRYSSIPTVAAPHGMTLGGGCELSMHSDKVVAAAETYIGLVEFGVGVIPGGGGSKEMAMRASDSFRKGDVELNVLQEYFLTIGMAKVSTSAYEAYDLGILQKGKDVVVVNKERQIATAKAHAKLMAEAGYTRPPARKDVKVLGKQALGMFLVGTDSMEASNYISEHDKKIANKLAYVMAGGDLSEPSYVSEQYLLDIEREAFLSLCTERKTLERIQHMLKTGKPLRN, from the coding sequence ATGAAAAGGCATATCAATAAAGTTGCCGTAATCGGTTCTGGTATTATGGGAAGTGGCATCGCCTGTCACTTCGCCAATATTGGGGTCGAAGTATTGCTCTTGGATATTGTTCCAAGGGAAGTGAATGATAAGGAACAGGCAAAAGGGTTGACCCTGAAAGATAAAGTCGTTCGCAATCGTTTGGTAAATGAAGCATTGACCAAAGCATTAAAATCGAAACCCTTCCCTATCTACCATCAAAAATTTGCCAATAGGATCACTACTGGAAACCTTGAGGACGATATCGCCAAGGTAGCCCATGTGGATTGGATCATTGAAGTGGTCGTGGAACGTTTGGATATCAAGAAACAGGTTTTTGAAAATCTGGAAAAACATAGAACGCCCGGTACGTTAATTACGTCCAACACTTCCGGTATTCCCATTAAATTTATGAGTGAGGGCCGGAGTGACGACTTCCAAAAACACTTTTGTGGTACGCACTTTTTCAATCCTGCGCGCTACTTAAAACTGTTTGAAATTATCCCAGGTCCAAAGACCACACCCGAGGTTTTGGAATTCCTAAACGGCTATGGGGAGCAGTTTTTGGGAAAAACTTCCGTGGTTGCCAAAGATACCCCGGCTTTCATAGGAAACCGTATTGGTATTTTCAGTATTCAAAGTTTGTTCCACGCCGTGAAGGAATTGGGGATGACGGTTGAAGAAGTGGATAAATTGACCGGACCCGTGATTGGCAGACCAAAATCGGCCACCTTTCGAACTGTTGACGTGGTAGGACTGGACACCTTGGTGCATGTGGCCAATGGCATTTCGGAGAATTGCAAAGAGGATGAGCGCCACGAACTTTTTGCCCTCCCCAGTTTTATCCAAACCATGATGGAGAACAAGTGGTTGGGGAGCAAAACCGGACAGGGGTTCTATAAAAAAGTAAAAGGTGGTGGCGGCAAGAGCGAAATCCTCACTTTGGATCTGGACTCCATGGATTATCGCTCCAAAAAGAGTGCGAAGTTCGCCACCCTGGAATTGACAAAAACCATCGATAGCGTCATTGATCGCTTTGAAGTACTCTGTGGAGGAAAGGACAAGGCGGGGGAGTTTTATAGAAAGAGTTTTGGGCAGTTGTTCGCTTATGTATCCCACAGAATCCCCGAAATAACGGACGAGCTCTACAAGATTGATGATGCCATGAAGGCCGGTTTTGGTTGGGAACACGGCCCTTTCCAAATATGGGATGCGGTAGGGTTGGACAAAGGCCTGGAATTCATTGCTGCCGAAGGGCAACAAGCTGCCAATTGGATCAATGAAATGAAGGCGGCAGGTGTGGATTCCTTTTACGAGGTAAAGGATGGGGCAACCTATTGCTATGACATCCCGAAAAAGGAAATGGTAAAAATACCAGGTCAAGATGCCTTTATCATTTTGGATAATATCCGAAAGTCCAAAGAAGTGTTCAAAAACAGTGGTGTTGTTGCCGAAGATTTGGGGGATGGTATCCTAAATGTGGAATTCCAATCCAAAATGAACACCATAGGTGGTGATGTCCTGGCTGGATTGAACAAAGCCATTACCCTTGCGGAGCAAGACTTTCAAGGACTTGTCGTGGGCAATCAAGCAGCCAACTTCTCGGTAGGCGCCAATATTGGGATGATTTTTATGATGGCGGTGGAACAGGAATACGATGAGTTGAACATGGCCATTAAAATGTTCCAGGACACCATGATGCGGATGCGCTATTCTTCCATCCCAACGGTTGCCGCCCCGCATGGGATGACCCTCGGCGGTGGATGTGAGCTGTCCATGCATTCGGACAAAGTGGTGGCCGCTGCAGAAACCTATATTGGATTGGTAGAATTTGGAGTTGGCGTCATTCCAGGTGGTGGCGGTTCCAAGGAAATGGCAATGCGGGCTTCCGATTCCTTCCGAAAAGGGGATGTGGAACTTAATGTCCTTCAGGAATACTTCCTGACCATAGGTATGGCAAAAGTATCAACCTCGGCTTATGAGGCCTATGATTTGGGTATCCTCCAGAAAGGGAAAGATGTGGTCGTGGTCAATAAAGAACGCCAAATAGCCACTGCCAAAGCCCACGCGAAACTAATGGCGGAAGCGGGTTATACAAGACCACCGGCCAGAAAGGACGTAAAAGTCCTAGGAAAACAGGCCCTAGGTATGTTCCTGGTAGGAACGGATTCCATGGAGGCCAGTAACTACATCAGCGAGCATGACAAAAAAATTGCCAATAAACTCGCTTATGTTATGGCGGGGGGAGACTTATCGGAACCAAGTTATGTCAGTGAACAATATCTTCTGGATATCGAACGGGAAGCGTTCTTATCCCTATGTACGGAACGCAAAACTTTGGAACGCATCCAACATATGTTGAAAACCGGTAAACCGTTAAGAAACTAG
- a CDS encoding AMP-dependent synthetase/ligase has product MQTVTRLFDFPYYQQQNYKLPAAFAMKVGGTWESITTDEYIDKANAISRGLLRMGVKPNDKIAVISMTNRTEWNIMDIGILQIGAQNVPIYPTISEEDYEYVLNHSGAKYCFVSCDEVLQKILAISGNVKKLEDVFSFDELKNCNHWSEVLEKGKDDSNQDEVEALKAAVKPDDLATLIYTSGTTGRPKGVMLSHNNIVSNVVASKVRVPFASGAKALSFLPVCHIFERMILYLYQYCGIQVYFAEGLDKISENIKEVKPTVMTVVPRLLEKVYDAIIAKGADLTGIKKKLFFWAVELGLKFEPYKVNGWWYEKQLGLARKLIFSKWQEALGGNLEMMVSGSAALQARLARVFAAAGMPVMEGYGLTETSPVISVNDERNNGWKIGTVGKIIQDVEVRIADDGEILCKGPNVMQGYYKDPDKTAQVLKEGYFHTGDIGEIDSEGFLKITDRKKEMFKTSGGKYVAPQLLENRFKQSRFIEQIMVVGEGEKMPGALIQPNFEFLSSWAEEHDITLGTTADICSNETVISRIQEEVDDANEDFAKWEKVKQFRLTPDVWSIEEGHLTPTMKLRRKIVKEKYMKLYNDIYGR; this is encoded by the coding sequence ATGCAAACCGTAACCAGACTATTCGATTTTCCGTACTATCAACAACAGAATTATAAACTCCCAGCAGCTTTTGCCATGAAAGTTGGAGGTACATGGGAATCCATTACCACCGACGAATACATTGATAAGGCCAATGCCATAAGTAGGGGGCTGCTCCGTATGGGGGTTAAACCCAACGATAAGATTGCCGTAATTTCAATGACCAATAGGACAGAATGGAACATTATGGATATTGGAATACTTCAAATTGGGGCACAAAACGTTCCTATATATCCCACCATTTCGGAAGAGGATTATGAATATGTCCTTAACCATTCAGGAGCAAAATATTGTTTTGTTTCCTGCGATGAAGTGCTCCAAAAGATATTGGCCATAAGTGGAAATGTAAAAAAACTGGAGGATGTTTTTTCCTTTGACGAATTAAAGAACTGCAACCATTGGAGTGAGGTTCTCGAAAAAGGCAAGGACGATTCCAACCAAGATGAGGTCGAGGCCCTCAAAGCTGCGGTTAAGCCAGACGACCTGGCCACATTGATTTATACCTCCGGAACTACGGGCAGACCCAAGGGAGTAATGCTTTCCCATAATAATATTGTTTCCAATGTTGTGGCAAGCAAGGTACGTGTTCCCTTTGCATCCGGTGCCAAGGCACTGAGCTTTCTCCCCGTCTGTCATATTTTTGAACGGATGATATTGTATCTGTACCAATATTGTGGTATCCAGGTATATTTTGCAGAAGGCCTGGACAAAATCAGTGAGAATATCAAAGAAGTTAAACCCACGGTCATGACCGTGGTACCAAGACTTTTGGAAAAAGTCTACGATGCCATCATCGCCAAAGGTGCCGATTTGACCGGGATAAAAAAGAAACTTTTCTTTTGGGCAGTGGAACTGGGACTAAAATTCGAGCCTTATAAAGTTAATGGCTGGTGGTACGAAAAGCAATTGGGATTGGCCCGAAAACTGATCTTTAGCAAATGGCAAGAAGCACTGGGAGGCAATCTGGAAATGATGGTTTCCGGAAGCGCGGCCCTACAGGCCCGTCTGGCCCGGGTTTTTGCCGCTGCCGGAATGCCCGTAATGGAAGGATATGGCCTAACGGAAACTTCCCCTGTCATATCGGTCAATGACGAGCGCAACAACGGTTGGAAAATTGGAACGGTCGGTAAAATTATCCAAGACGTGGAGGTGAGGATTGCCGACGATGGCGAAATCCTGTGCAAAGGGCCCAATGTAATGCAGGGCTATTATAAAGACCCGGATAAGACGGCACAGGTACTCAAGGAAGGCTATTTCCACACTGGGGATATCGGGGAAATCGATTCAGAGGGCTTTCTAAAGATTACCGATCGGAAAAAGGAAATGTTCAAAACCTCGGGGGGCAAGTATGTAGCGCCCCAATTATTGGAAAATCGGTTCAAGCAATCCCGGTTTATAGAACAAATCATGGTTGTTGGAGAAGGGGAAAAGATGCCCGGAGCCCTGATTCAGCCCAATTTTGAATTTTTGTCTTCCTGGGCAGAAGAGCATGATATTACCTTAGGTACCACTGCGGATATCTGTAGTAACGAAACGGTAATTTCCCGTATCCAGGAAGAGGTGGACGATGCCAACGAAGATTTTGCCAAATGGGAAAAAGTAAAGCAATTTCGTCTAACACCGGACGTATGGAGCATAGAAGAAGGTCATCTGACCCCTACCATGAAACTTCGTCGTAAGATTGTAAAGGAAAAGTACATGAAACTTTACAATGATATCTACGGGCGATAA
- the pflB gene encoding formate C-acetyltransferase, with protein MVKDQIKEGVWTKEVNVRDFIINNIKPYHGTADFLIGPSEKTKKVWEACKLAMKEERENNGVRAVDTETISSVSAFDAGYIDKENEVIVGLQTDELLKRTMKPFGGFQVVQKALSEQGLEPNPHLTDLFSKHVKTHNDGVFSAYTPEIKKYRSLGILTGLPDNYARGRIIGDYRRVALYGISFLIQSKLKDLDGLDTPMTDEVIRLREEVSDQIGALKDMIVLGEKYGLDLKRPARNAQEAVQWTYMAYLAAVKEQDGAAMSLGNVSSFLDIFIENDIEDGKLTEEEAQELIDQFVMKLRVVRHLRMDAYNEIFAGDPTWVTEVIGGMLNDGRTKVTKTSYRFLNTLYNLGPSPEPNLTVLWASELPGNFKEFCAKVAIDTSSIQFENDDLMRTLRGSDDYGIACCVSHQDLGKSIQFFGARTNLAKTLLLALNEGRCEITGKKVVDGIEPIGEGYLDYDQVMANYKKTSKEIARVYSDTMSIIHYMHDKYYYEKAQMALIDTNPSIDIAYGIAGVSIVADSLSAIKYAKVLPVRNEEGLTVDFKIEGDFPKYGNDDDRVDTLAANAVADFNRELQQFRVYKNARPTLSVLTITSNVVYGKKTGATPDGRAMGVPFAPGANPMHGRDANGAIASLNSVAKIKYQDALDGVSNTFSIIPKSLGANDGDRKENLVSILNGYFSKNAQHVNINVLNKETLLDAMEHPEEYPQLTIRVSGYAVNFTKLTREQQQEVITRSFHDSM; from the coding sequence GTGGTAAAAGACCAAATTAAAGAAGGAGTGTGGACCAAAGAAGTCAATGTCAGGGACTTCATCATCAACAATATTAAACCCTATCATGGCACAGCGGATTTTTTGATCGGCCCAAGTGAAAAAACCAAAAAGGTTTGGGAAGCTTGTAAGCTTGCGATGAAAGAAGAGCGTGAAAACAACGGGGTACGGGCAGTGGATACGGAAACGATATCCAGTGTAAGTGCCTTTGATGCAGGATATATTGATAAGGAAAATGAAGTAATTGTAGGCTTGCAGACCGATGAGCTTTTAAAAAGGACCATGAAGCCTTTTGGTGGCTTTCAAGTGGTGCAGAAAGCACTTTCGGAACAAGGATTGGAACCCAATCCACATTTGACCGATTTGTTCTCCAAACATGTCAAGACACATAATGATGGGGTATTTAGTGCGTACACCCCAGAAATAAAAAAATACCGTTCCCTTGGTATTTTAACCGGTCTTCCAGATAACTATGCACGGGGACGTATTATTGGGGACTATAGACGTGTTGCCCTTTACGGTATTTCCTTTTTGATCCAATCCAAGTTGAAGGATCTGGATGGCCTTGATACGCCAATGACGGACGAGGTTATTCGTCTACGGGAGGAGGTTTCCGATCAAATTGGTGCGTTGAAGGACATGATTGTCCTAGGTGAAAAATACGGACTGGATTTGAAACGTCCCGCACGTAATGCCCAAGAGGCCGTTCAGTGGACGTATATGGCCTATTTGGCTGCCGTTAAGGAGCAGGATGGAGCTGCAATGTCATTAGGGAATGTTTCTTCCTTCCTGGATATCTTTATTGAAAATGATATTGAAGACGGCAAATTAACCGAAGAAGAAGCCCAGGAACTCATTGATCAGTTCGTGATGAAGTTGCGAGTAGTACGTCATTTACGCATGGATGCGTATAACGAAATATTTGCTGGGGATCCCACTTGGGTAACTGAGGTGATTGGAGGTATGCTGAACGATGGTAGGACAAAGGTCACCAAGACCTCATATCGATTCTTGAACACGCTTTACAATTTGGGACCATCACCGGAACCAAACCTTACGGTGTTGTGGGCCTCCGAGTTACCCGGGAATTTCAAGGAATTCTGTGCCAAGGTAGCCATAGATACCTCTTCCATCCAATTTGAGAACGACGATTTAATGCGTACGCTACGGGGATCGGATGATTATGGTATTGCTTGTTGTGTTTCCCATCAGGATTTAGGAAAGTCAATCCAGTTTTTTGGGGCACGTACCAATTTGGCCAAGACACTTTTACTTGCCTTAAACGAAGGTCGGTGTGAAATTACCGGAAAGAAGGTTGTGGATGGAATTGAACCCATCGGAGAAGGGTATTTGGATTACGATCAGGTGATGGCCAACTACAAAAAAACATCCAAGGAAATTGCCCGTGTGTATAGCGATACCATGAGTATCATCCACTACATGCACGACAAGTATTACTATGAAAAGGCTCAAATGGCCTTGATAGATACCAATCCTAGCATTGATATCGCTTATGGTATTGCAGGGGTATCCATTGTGGCAGATTCTTTGTCCGCCATCAAGTATGCGAAAGTACTTCCCGTGCGAAATGAAGAGGGATTGACAGTGGATTTCAAGATTGAGGGTGATTTTCCAAAATATGGAAATGATGATGACAGGGTGGATACCTTGGCTGCCAATGCAGTAGCTGATTTTAACAGGGAACTGCAACAGTTTCGAGTGTACAAAAATGCACGACCTACCTTGTCCGTTTTAACCATTACCTCCAATGTGGTTTATGGTAAGAAAACGGGGGCAACTCCGGACGGTAGGGCCATGGGCGTGCCTTTCGCTCCAGGTGCCAATCCTATGCACGGTCGGGATGCCAATGGTGCCATTGCATCATTGAATTCCGTGGCCAAGATCAAATATCAGGATGCCCTGGATGGTGTATCCAACACCTTTTCCATCATACCAAAGTCATTGGGGGCCAATGATGGGGATCGAAAAGAAAACCTGGTGAGCATTTTAAATGGGTATTTCTCCAAAAATGCACAGCATGTAAATATTAATGTGTTGAACAAGGAAACCTTATTGGATGCCATGGAACATCCTGAGGAATATCCACAATTGACCATTAGGGTCTCTGGTTATGCCGTGAATTTCACGAAACTGACCAGGGAACAACAGCAAGAGGTCATTACAAGATCATTTCATGACTCTATGTAA